CATATCGGTGAGCAGGCGGTGTCTCTTTCCGGCTTATTTGAAGCCGTCGGCGCCTATAAAAATGGGACCATCACCGGTGAGTTGCTGGAGCAGATGACCCAGGACACCTGCCCTGGTTGTGGATCTTGTGCCGGCATGTACACGGCCAATTCGATGAACTGCCTAATGGAGGCCCTGGGCCTGGGCCTGCCCGGGAATGGGACCATTCCGGCGGTATCTGCAGCCCGCCGCCGGCTGGCCAAGACCGCCGGCATGCGGATCATGGCCCTGATTGAGCAGGGCGTACAGGCGCGCGATATTGTCACGGCAGATGCCTTGCACGATGCCCTGGCCTGTGATATGGCGCTGGGTTGCTCGTCCAACTCGGTCTTGCACCTGCTTGCCATTGCCAACGAAGCCGGCGTCAGCCTGGACTTGCAGGATTTTAACGACCTCAGCGAACAGGTGCCTAACCTCTGCCACCTGGCACCGGCAGGGCCGCATCATATTGAAGAATTGGACGCAGCCGGCGGTATTCAAGCGGTGCTCAAAGAATTGATGCATACCGGTCTTCTGCACCTGCAGCGGCCGATGGTTTCCGGTAAAACGCTCCAGGTTCAAATTGCGGATGCTGACAATTTGAACACGACCATTATCCGGCCATATGCCGACCCCTATTCAAAAACCGGCGGCCTGGCCATTTTATTCGGTAATATCGCCCCCCGTGGCGCCGTGGTAAAGCGCAGCGCCGTTGCAGCGGAAATGCTTGTGCATGAAGGCCCGGCCCGGGTCTTCGATGGCGAAGAAGAGGCGATTGCCGCCATTTATGCCGGGAAAATCCGACCCGGTGATGTGGTGGTGATTCGCTATGAGGGGCCGACCGGCGGCCCGGGGATGCGGGAAATGCTCAACCCGACCAGTGCCCTGGCCGGCATGGGACTGGACAGTTCGGTCGCCTTATTGACAGACGGTCGTTTTTCCGGTGCCTCCCGCGGCGCTTCTATCGGTCACGTCAGCCCGGAAGCGGCCCAGGGCGGTCCGATTGCCTTGATTGAAGAAGGAGATACCATCGCCATTGATATTCCCGCCTACACCATTCAGTTAAAGGTTTCCGATGACGTATTGGCCGCGCGCCGCAGCAGATACCGGCAACCACCCATGCGGGTGACAAGCGGTTGGCTCAGCCGCTATGCGCGCCTGGTTTCCGGCGCCGATCAAGGGGCTGTGCTGAAGGGCTGACTCGGTCAGCGACCCCACCAAAATACCCCGCATAGGATGAAGGATATATGTACCGCCCCCAGTTGGACCTAAAAATCCAACTGGGGGCCTTTTGATGTCCCCATACAGCTAGGCCTAAAAAACGGGGACGGCGGGTGAAAATAAAAAAAGACCGCCGGCCCATCAAAATCATGGGATGAGCAAGACGATCTTATAAGCGGAAAGGTCGGAGATATGGTTGTATTGGCGGAAAAATTAAGGAGAAATCGGGCGGTTTTAGTCCCCAATAAGGTGCCAGTGAAGACAAGCGGCATAGCATAGAGGGCTGTAAAATAAAATCGAGCAAGCCTTTTGCCTGCTCGATTGGGTTCAGCTTAAGGCGGTACTGTAGTCCGCCTTGCCGGGGATAGATTTTTATTGTATTATTTGCGGGCCTGCTCGTCTTTGACCGTGGCCAAGAGGCCGCCGGCCAAGAGCAATTTTTCTTGACGGGCGCCCAGGTCAATGGCCAAGTGGATGGTTTTGTTTAAACGTTTCACAAAAACGTCGACCTGGCCGGCTTTGATTTGCGCGGGCAGGTTGGTAAAGGTCAACTCTTCTGTTTCGACCAATTGATCGTAATCGTCAGGATTGACGAAGGTCAAGGGGAGGATGCCGTTGTTGATGAGGTTGGCCTTGTGGATACGGGCAAAACTTTTGGCAATGACTGCCCGCACGCCGAGGTAGAGGGGGCAAAGGGCGGCGTGTTCGCGGCTGGACCCCTGGCCGTAATTTTCACCGGCGACAATAATGGGGGCCGCATTGGTCATGGCCTTGCAGACTTCCGGGAAATCCGGATCGGCAGGCGTCAGGCAGAAATTGGCCAAGTAGGGCACATTGGACCGGAAGGGGAGCAGCTTTGCGTTGGAGGGGGCGATGTGGTCGGTGGTGATGTTGTCCTCCAAGTGGGTGGCCACCCGTCCTTCCAGGGTTTCCGGTACGGCAGTGCCGACCGGGCAGTCTTTGATGTTCGGCCCTTTTACCAGGTCCGTTTGCCCAATAGCCGTTTCAGATGGCGGAATAAAGAGGTTGTGGTCAAGATGGAAAAGAGCCGGATGCTCAATGCCCTGGAAGCGTTTTTCACCATAGGGATCGGTCAGGACCCCATTGATGGCCGACATGGCGCAGGTTTCAGGACTGGCCAAATAAACGTCTGCGCTGGCGGTACCGCTGCGCGCGTAAAAGTTGCGGTTAAATGAGCGCAGGGAGACCCCGTTTGTATTCGGGGCCTGGCCCATGCCGATGCAGGGGCCGCAGCCACATTCTAAAATGCGGGCGCCTGCTTCGATAAAAATAGACAGCAAACCATCATCAGCCAGGCGTTTTAAAATTTGTCGAGACCCGGGTGAAATCACCAAGGAAACATTCGGATCAACCCGGTTGCCTTTTAAAACAGCCGCCACTTTCGCCAAGTCAACATAAGAAGAGTTGGTGCAGGAGCCGATGGCCACTTGGTTGACCTTTAAGCCGGCTTTCTCCGCAACGGATACCACGGCATCCGGACTGTGGGGGCAAGCCAGCAGGGGGTGTAAGGTCGTTAAATCGATTTCAATTGTTTTAGCGTAGACGGCATCGGCATCGGCGGTCAGCGGCTGCCAATCATTTTCCCGGTTAAAGGAAGCCAGGTAACTGCGGGTCAAATCATCTGACGGGAAAATGGACGTGGTGGCCCCCAGTTCAGCGCCCATATTGGTGATGGTGGCGCGTTCCGGAACGGTCAGTGTCGCCACGCCTTCGCCGGTGTATTCGTAGACCTTGTTGACCCCGCCTTTGACGGTTTCCCGGCGCAGGACTTCCAAGATAATGTCTTTGGCGGCAACGCCCGGGGACAGTTTGCCGGACAGACGCACTTCAATGACTTCCGGCATGGTGATGTAATAGGGGCGGCCGGCCATGGCAGCTGCTACGTCAACGCCGCCGGCACCGATGGCAATCATGCCGATGCCGCCGCCTGTAGGGGTGTGAGAATCTGAGCCGATTAAGGTTTTACCGGGAATACCGAAGTTTTCCAGGTGCACTTGGTGGCAGATGCCGTTGCCGGCCTTGGACAGCCAAATGCCGTAATTGGCCGCAGCACTTTGAATAAAGAGGTGGTCGTCAAAATTTTCCGGTCCGCTTTGCAGCATATTGTGGTCGATGTAGGCCACGGACCGCTCGGTGCGGACGCGGGGCGGATTCATTGCCTCCAATTCCAGATAGGCCATGGTCCCGGTAGAGTCTTGCGTCAGGGTTTGGTCTATTTTCAGACCAATTTCATTCCCCGGAATCATTTCTCCATCCACCAAATGTGCAGAGATGATTTTTTCGGTTAAAGTCGCCATAATGCCCTCCATTTCGTGTTAGCGTGACTATAATCACATTTTATACAATCTGCACCGACCTCGTCAAGGTGTGGGTCTGCGCCGACCAGCGGCATGGACTCTGGCCTTTGGATGAGGGGTAAAAAGTTAGCTGCATCTGACTTGATTGCAGGCTGAAAATTTGTTAAAATAAAGTCAGGATCAGCGGAGCGGTCTCCGACCGCTCTAGGGGTCGGCATCAGCACCCGACCCACACAGCCACTCTTCGGAGTGGCTTTTTTTCATGGCACACTTGTGGCGCATCAGGGAGGAAACGAGATGCCATCATCGCCGATTAATCTTTTCTTGGAAGCCCTTTTTCCAACACCGCGCAATTGCCTGCTTTGTCAGGCCCCCATTGCCGGCTTCGGCCTTTGCGAGGCCTGCCATAAGCTATATGAGGAAAAAAGACAAGGCAACGGTCAATGCCTGCGTTGCGGCAGTTTCGGTGTGCGCGGTCAGGCTTGCGATGTTTGCCGCCATTGGCCGCAATATATCCACCGGGTGTCCGCCCTTTGGCCCTATGAAAAAGAGGTTCGCGCTGCTATTTTGGCCTATAAATACCAGGGCAAGCCTTGGATGGCAACAGGTTTTGCACAAGCTTGCCTGCCTTTTATCCCGCCGGGAGTTGACCTGCTGGTTCCCGTGCCCTTGCACGCCTCACGGTTGCGAGAGCGGGGGTATAACCAGAGCCTGCTCTTAGCCAAGGCCCTTCACGCCGCCGGCGGTCCGCCGGTTTCAGATGCCTTGCGCCGGATTAAGGCCACCCCCCACCAGGTGGGCCTATCCAAAAGGGCCCGTTTGCACAATTTGGATGGTGCCATTAGGGTCCAGCGGCCGGAAGCGGTGGCCGGCCGCCATGTGTGCTTGATTGATGACGTCATCACCACCGGGTCGACCATTGAACATTGCGGCCGGGCCTTGCATCGGGCCGGCGCTTCTGCGGTGAGCGCCCTGGTCTTGGCCGCCGGCTACGGGTCTCTGGCCGGCCGTTGAGGAAAATAGAAAAAACGATAAATTTTTTTACATAATGCTTGCATTTTTATGCATGACCTTGTAGAATAGGGTACAGATTAAGTGACTGCTGTCATAATTAAAGGGGAGAGATATGAAAATGAAAAAAATTCTAGCATCTATTTTAGCGCTCGCCTTGAGCGTTTCCGTATTGACGGCCTGCGGTGGTGGCGGCGACACTTCCGCTACATCCGCTACATCTGAAGCCGGCTCAACAGCGGAAAGTTCGTCTAACGCCATTGTGGTTGGGACCAACCCGACTTTTGCGCCCTTTGAATTCCAAGATGAAGAAGGGAATATGAAAGGCTTTGACCTGGACTTGATGCGCGCCATCGCTGAAGAAGAAGGGCTTGAAGTTGAATTTAAGAGCCTGTCCTTTGATGCTTTGACCGCCGCCATCCAAAATGGCGAAATTGATGTCATCGCTGCCGGGATGAGCATTACCCCGGACCGCCAAGAGCAATTGCTCTTCAGCAAGCCTTATATGGACGCCTCTTTGGGCATCTATGTGGCCAAAGATACCGAGGGTGTTAGTGGTGTTGGTGACCTGAAAGGCAAAGTTGTTGCCGCTCAGCAAGGGACGACCGGTGCCGATGAAGTGCAAGATTTGGCTAAGAAACGCCAAATCGGTGAAGCAAAAATTCTCGAAGACTACAACATGTGCTTCTTAGAATTGTCCAACGGTGGCGCTGATGCCTTGATCATTGACCTGCCGGTGGCTGAAAACTACATGAAAAACAATCCGGACCAGGTTAAAATGGTTGGTGAACCCTATGTTGCCGATTACTATGGTTTAGCGCTGGCTAAGGACAACACCGACCTGCAACAAAAAATCAACGATGGCTTGGATAAGGTCATTAAGAGTGGGAAATTTGAAGCACTCTGCAAAAAATATGAACTGCCCGTACCGCAGTCCATTATTGACGGAACGGCTAAAGTTGCCTAACTGATATGATTTTAAATGAGATGCGAGGACACTCGCATCTCATTGGTCTTTATGGAGCAAAGGAGGACCTATGCAGCTCAATTTTTGGCACCATTTTACAGCGGTCTTGCCGATCGTTATTAAAGGGGCGGAATTTACGATTAAAGTAACCGCCGTCGCCGTACTCATCGGGATTATCATCGGTTTAACCATGTCCCTGATGAAGCTCAGTGGCAACCGGTTGTTAAAACTTATTGCAAATATCTATATTGAATTTTTCCGCGGAACGCCGCTTTTGGTGCAGATTTTCCTGTGGCATTACGGGGTCTCCTCGCTGATCACCGCCTTCAGTGGTGACAAATTTCACTTCCAAGTAATTACCACAGCCTTTGTTGTCCTGGGGATCAACTCAGGCGCCTATGTCGCGGAAATTTTCCGAGCCGGCATCCAAGGGGTTGACATCGGCCAGGTGGAAGCGGCCCGGTCTTTGGGCATGAGCAAGGCCCAGACCTTGCGGCATGTGGTCGTGCCGCAGGCTTGGAAACTGGTGATTCCGCCCTTGGGAAATGAATTTGTTATGCTGTTGAAAGACAGCTCCTTGCTGTCAACCATCGGGGCCATGGAAATCATGAAACGGGGGCAAATTTATATCGGAATGCATGCCACCCCCTTTCCGGCATATGTGGCCGTGGCCCTCTGCTATCTGGTCATTACCTTTACCCTAACCAGATTTATCAACGGATACGAGCGGAAACTTTCTTCCGGCGGCAAAAATGCCCGCAGCATGACGGACATCAGATAGGAGGACAGCCATGATTGAAATCAAAAATTTACACAAATCCTTTGGTAAATTGGAAGTCCTTAAAGGGATTAACGAAACCATTGCCGATGGTGAAGTTGTTTCCGTTATCGGCCCGTCCGGCAGCGGGAAAAGTACCTTCTTGCGTTGCATCAACCTTTTGGAAGAACCGACAGAGGGGCAAATCATCATCGACGGCGAGGATATCACAGATCCCTCCCATGATGTCAACCAAATGCGGGCCCAAGTCGGCATGGTGTTTCAACGCTTTAACCTCTTTCCCCATAAGAGTGTCTTAGACAACATCATGTTGGCACCGATCAATGTGTCCAAAGTATCCAAGGCAGAAGCAGAGGCAAGGGCGCGCGAACTCTTGAAGACCGTGGGCTTGTCGGATAAAGCCGATGCTTACCCTCACAGCCTATCCGGCGGGCAACAACAGCGTGTTGCCATTGCCCGTGCGCTGGCCATGCAGCCGCGCTACCTGCTCTTTGATGAGCCCACCTCCGCCCTGGACCCGGAAATGGTCGGCGAAGTCTTGTCCGTCATTAAGGGCTTGACCCAAACCGGCATGACCCTCGTCATCGTCACCCATGAAATGGGTTTTGCCCGTGAAGTCAGTGACCGTGTCTTCTTTATCGACCAAGGTGTCGTTATGGAAAAAGGCGACCCTGAAGCCATTTTCGGCAACCCGCAAATGGACCGGACCAAGGATTTCTTAGCCAAGGTGCTTTAAAAAATGAGCCGCTTGGGCGACTGGTCGGCAAAAACAAGATAAAAAAGCAGATTTTTTGCATTGCCCCCAAAACTAGGACCAAAATGAGGTCAAGTTTTGGGGGCCTTTATATGGGCAAAAACCGTCTGAGAGGCAAGAGTCATCTATTTGGAAAATTGCTGGTCGGTTCTTAAAGTTTATAAAAGGGATTTTGAAAATTTTTAAAAGAAGAACAAGAGGGTATAAGTCTTTTAGATGACATCGCTAGACTCAGAAAGGAGACACTATGAGTTATAAAGTTAGCCCTGAAAACGAAAAATTGCGTCAGGAAATTCGTGAATTTGCGGAAATGGAAATTGCACCGATTTCATTCCAGTTGGATGAACGGGCCATTTTTCCGGAAGATATTGTCAAACAAATGGGCGAAAAAGGCTGGATGGGCCTGCCTTTTGAGAAGAAATACGGCGGCCGGGAAATGGGCAATGAGGCTTATGCCATTGCTGTAGAAGAATTTTCCCGCGTTGATGCCAGCGTTGGGGTCATCCTGTCGGCCCATAATTCGCTTGGGACTTGGCCGATTGCTGCCTTTGGTACTGAGGCTCAGAAAGAAAAATACCTGGTGCCTTTGGCCAAAGGGGAAAAGCTGGCTGCTTTCGGTTTGACGGAAGAAAATGCCGGGTCTGATGCCGGCGGAACAGAGACGACGGCTGTTTTAGACGGTGACCATTACATTCTGAACGGGCATAAAATCTTCATCACCAATGCACCTGAGGCGGATATTTATGTGGTCTTTGCTGCCACCGATAAAGAAAAGGGAACCCACGGCGGGATTTCTGCTTTCATTGTGGAAAAAGGCATGGAAGGGTTTGACTTCGGTACCCGGTACAATAAAATGGGCATTCGTGCCTCGGCAACAGCAGAACTGGTCTTTAAAAATTGCAAGGTGCCGAAAGAAAACCTCTTGGGTGAAATTGGTCAAGGGTTTAAAATTGCCATGCAGACCTTGGACGGTGGCCGGATTGGAATTGCGGCACAAGCGCTGGGCATTGCACAAGGCGCTTATGAACAGGCCCTTGAACGGGCCCAAGACCGGGTTCAATTTGGTAAGCCGATTGCTGCCCAACAGGGCGTCAGCTTCAAGCTGGCCGATATGGCCACGAAAATTCGCGCAGCCCGCTTTTTGGTATACTCTGCAGCTGAAATGAAAGATGCCCATGAAAATTATGGGATGCAGAGTGCGATGGCAAAACTCTACGCTTCTGAAGTGGCGCTGGAAGTTGTCGATGAAGCGGTGCAAATCTTTGGCGGCTCAGGCTTCATTAAAGGCTTGCCGGTGGAACGCTTCTACCGCGATGCGAAAATTACGGCCATCTATGAAGGCACCAATGAAATCCAACGGGTGGTTATAGCCTCCCACTTGATGCCGCGCAAGAAGAAAGACAAGGCTGAGAAAAAAGCCAGCAAGGCAGCTGCACCGACAACTGAGCGGAAGATGGAAATTTTCGATGAAGGATCCGCTCAAGACCGGGTAGATGCCCTGGTGAAAGCGCTCAAGGCAGAAGGGTACGACCGGCAGTCCGTTGATGACATTTTCGGGCCCATCGGTAAAGCAGACCGCCTGGTGGCCTTCGGGATGGGCTTAAAACATGCTCAGGACCGGAAGATGATGGAAGACCTGGCTGAAGCCTTCGGCGCGGTCTTATCCTGCTCACGGCCGATTTCCGAACAGCGGGAATGGATGGATTTGACCCGGTATGTGGGCCTGTCCGGACAGAAATTCGGAGGCAAATTCTATATTGGCGCCGGCATCAGCGGTCAAAAACAGCACATGTACGGCATTAAAGATACGGACATCATCATCGCCATCAATGAAGACATCAACCAGCCGATTTTCGCTGAAAGCGATTACGGCATTGTCGGCGACATGTATGAGATTGTTCCGCTCTTAACAGAGGCATTGAAGAATCTGTAAGGGTATTGGAAGGGGCTGCCTGAGGGCAGCCTTTTTTGCTTACAGCTGACAAGGCCTGGGCATTTGGCGATGGCAGGGCGCTGTGCTACAATGTTTTTAGAAAGGGGGCGAAGGCTATGTTGGTGATCAGGTGTGCCAGATGTAAGGCGAAGA
This portion of the Peptococcus niger genome encodes:
- the ilvD gene encoding dihydroxy-acid dehydratase; protein product: MEKQQPSKVVLEGPERAPNRSLFYAMGYTEEELHRPLVGVVSAYSEIVPGHQHLDKLAQAVMDGVRLAGGTPVLVPAIGVCDGITMGHNGMRYSLPSRELIADSVETMALAHGFDGLVLVPNCDKIVPGMVMGAVRINLPTLVLSGGPMLAGHIGEQAVSLSGLFEAVGAYKNGTITGELLEQMTQDTCPGCGSCAGMYTANSMNCLMEALGLGLPGNGTIPAVSAARRRLAKTAGMRIMALIEQGVQARDIVTADALHDALACDMALGCSSNSVLHLLAIANEAGVSLDLQDFNDLSEQVPNLCHLAPAGPHHIEELDAAGGIQAVLKELMHTGLLHLQRPMVSGKTLQVQIADADNLNTTIIRPYADPYSKTGGLAILFGNIAPRGAVVKRSAVAAEMLVHEGPARVFDGEEEAIAAIYAGKIRPGDVVVIRYEGPTGGPGMREMLNPTSALAGMGLDSSVALLTDGRFSGASRGASIGHVSPEAAQGGPIALIEEGDTIAIDIPAYTIQLKVSDDVLAARRSRYRQPPMRVTSGWLSRYARLVSGADQGAVLKG
- a CDS encoding aconitate hydratase translates to MATLTEKIISAHLVDGEMIPGNEIGLKIDQTLTQDSTGTMAYLELEAMNPPRVRTERSVAYIDHNMLQSGPENFDDHLFIQSAAANYGIWLSKAGNGICHQVHLENFGIPGKTLIGSDSHTPTGGGIGMIAIGAGGVDVAAAMAGRPYYITMPEVIEVRLSGKLSPGVAAKDIILEVLRRETVKGGVNKVYEYTGEGVATLTVPERATITNMGAELGATTSIFPSDDLTRSYLASFNRENDWQPLTADADAVYAKTIEIDLTTLHPLLACPHSPDAVVSVAEKAGLKVNQVAIGSCTNSSYVDLAKVAAVLKGNRVDPNVSLVISPGSRQILKRLADDGLLSIFIEAGARILECGCGPCIGMGQAPNTNGVSLRSFNRNFYARSGTASADVYLASPETCAMSAINGVLTDPYGEKRFQGIEHPALFHLDHNLFIPPSETAIGQTDLVKGPNIKDCPVGTAVPETLEGRVATHLEDNITTDHIAPSNAKLLPFRSNVPYLANFCLTPADPDFPEVCKAMTNAAPIIVAGENYGQGSSREHAALCPLYLGVRAVIAKSFARIHKANLINNGILPLTFVNPDDYDQLVETEELTFTNLPAQIKAGQVDVFVKRLNKTIHLAIDLGARQEKLLLAGGLLATVKDEQARK
- a CDS encoding ComF family protein; its protein translation is MPSSPINLFLEALFPTPRNCLLCQAPIAGFGLCEACHKLYEEKRQGNGQCLRCGSFGVRGQACDVCRHWPQYIHRVSALWPYEKEVRAAILAYKYQGKPWMATGFAQACLPFIPPGVDLLVPVPLHASRLRERGYNQSLLLAKALHAAGGPPVSDALRRIKATPHQVGLSKRARLHNLDGAIRVQRPEAVAGRHVCLIDDVITTGSTIEHCGRALHRAGASAVSALVLAAGYGSLAGR
- a CDS encoding basic amino acid ABC transporter substrate-binding protein gives rise to the protein MKMKKILASILALALSVSVLTACGGGGDTSATSATSEAGSTAESSSNAIVVGTNPTFAPFEFQDEEGNMKGFDLDLMRAIAEEEGLEVEFKSLSFDALTAAIQNGEIDVIAAGMSITPDRQEQLLFSKPYMDASLGIYVAKDTEGVSGVGDLKGKVVAAQQGTTGADEVQDLAKKRQIGEAKILEDYNMCFLELSNGGADALIIDLPVAENYMKNNPDQVKMVGEPYVADYYGLALAKDNTDLQQKINDGLDKVIKSGKFEALCKKYELPVPQSIIDGTAKVA
- a CDS encoding amino acid ABC transporter permease: MQLNFWHHFTAVLPIVIKGAEFTIKVTAVAVLIGIIIGLTMSLMKLSGNRLLKLIANIYIEFFRGTPLLVQIFLWHYGVSSLITAFSGDKFHFQVITTAFVVLGINSGAYVAEIFRAGIQGVDIGQVEAARSLGMSKAQTLRHVVVPQAWKLVIPPLGNEFVMLLKDSSLLSTIGAMEIMKRGQIYIGMHATPFPAYVAVALCYLVITFTLTRFINGYERKLSSGGKNARSMTDIR
- a CDS encoding amino acid ABC transporter ATP-binding protein, translated to MIEIKNLHKSFGKLEVLKGINETIADGEVVSVIGPSGSGKSTFLRCINLLEEPTEGQIIIDGEDITDPSHDVNQMRAQVGMVFQRFNLFPHKSVLDNIMLAPINVSKVSKAEAEARARELLKTVGLSDKADAYPHSLSGGQQQRVAIARALAMQPRYLLFDEPTSALDPEMVGEVLSVIKGLTQTGMTLVIVTHEMGFAREVSDRVFFIDQGVVMEKGDPEAIFGNPQMDRTKDFLAKVL
- a CDS encoding acyl-CoA dehydrogenase family protein, producing MSYKVSPENEKLRQEIREFAEMEIAPISFQLDERAIFPEDIVKQMGEKGWMGLPFEKKYGGREMGNEAYAIAVEEFSRVDASVGVILSAHNSLGTWPIAAFGTEAQKEKYLVPLAKGEKLAAFGLTEENAGSDAGGTETTAVLDGDHYILNGHKIFITNAPEADIYVVFAATDKEKGTHGGISAFIVEKGMEGFDFGTRYNKMGIRASATAELVFKNCKVPKENLLGEIGQGFKIAMQTLDGGRIGIAAQALGIAQGAYEQALERAQDRVQFGKPIAAQQGVSFKLADMATKIRAARFLVYSAAEMKDAHENYGMQSAMAKLYASEVALEVVDEAVQIFGGSGFIKGLPVERFYRDAKITAIYEGTNEIQRVVIASHLMPRKKKDKAEKKASKAAAPTTERKMEIFDEGSAQDRVDALVKALKAEGYDRQSVDDIFGPIGKADRLVAFGMGLKHAQDRKMMEDLAEAFGAVLSCSRPISEQREWMDLTRYVGLSGQKFGGKFYIGAGISGQKQHMYGIKDTDIIIAINEDINQPIFAESDYGIVGDMYEIVPLLTEALKNL